CAAGACACACTAAAAATGTCCCTCTAGTGCTCTTTTACAAAGGAGCATCAGTAAATACTGATGAAACAAAGATGGTCTAGGGGACCTCAGTGTAGATCTCAGGAAACTAAGGTTCAATTCCTCCCACAAAACACTTCTTAGGTGAGAAGTCCCTTAGGCCCCACTCCACAGCATTATTCAGGCTCTGGACACCTATTAAAATCAATCCTTAAGCAATGTGTATTTGTTCCACTGTGCCTCAGCTTCCTCTGCCCAACTGTGCTGCAAGGATAACTACAGAAGAGTGTGAGGTATTTGGATCCccaaggggctgggctggataATTACCACAGAGAGGGAACAGAGGCGTGAGTGGATGATGAGATAAGGGAGGAAAACTCTGCTACCAAAAGAGCAGGGTTGtaacaaaggcagcagcaatgcaggctgagcacacacaagcagaaaggcaggacagacagactAGGGGAGCCTCCTGAGAGTCTCTGGAGATTGAGGAAGAGCTCAAGGACAGCTCTCCAGTTGCCATTGTGCTTTCTAGGAGGAGTGCAGAGGGAGAAGGTGctggatgtggctgtgctgttcctgcactgctgggctctgtcaGGGATCTCTTCCCTCTGGATGCTGCTGTTTTGCTGCCTGTGCACTGCCTGCAACTTCTCTTAAAGATTCCTCCAAGAGGGACTTGTCCTGCCTCGAGCTGTCTGCCTGAACAACActtccctctcccagctcagtCCTGCACCTCTGGGCTCCTCCCAGGtggccccagcagcacctccaagCACGGCAGAAAGCTGCACCCCTGATGGAGAGAAGGCCAGGGTCATTGCAGGGGAAAAGCCTGTAAAGTGACACCCTGTGACCAGCCCAGGATCTGATATCCCCTGATGCCCCCAGGTTGTGGCCTGACAGACACAGGATGGGCTGGCTGCTTGCCAGCAAGCTGGAAGTAGGACAGCTGCAGGAAAACCCTGGAGCCTCCTTTCTCAGCAGAAAACACCACCTACCACCAAAGAAAATGAAGGACCTACAGAAATGCTCCCCATTCACAGCTCAACCAGGACTgagggcaggaacagcagctgacTGTTCACAGCTCTGAGTGCTGAGGTAAAAATCTACAGAGGAGCAAGAGCTCCGTCCCTAACCCACAGCCTGCCCAGTGACAGCACAGGAACCAGCCTGGGGAAAAGTggggggacactgccaggaacATTTCCCAACGGCCCTCCCCCATGGCAATCACTCACCTTTAGGAAGACAGATATGAACCCAGCCTCCCTTCTCTTAACAGCTCACCCACTTCTTGGGAGAGACTGGAGCTGAaccctggggctgaggctgaggaAAGAGGAGCTGGGAAGCTTTGGGAAAATGCTGGCAAAGGAGGCACagcaaacttttaaaaaagacaacACAACTGGAGACTGAATGTTTGGTAGCTGGCTAAGGACAATGCTGAAACCAGCTGACAAAAAATAGAGCATGAGGCCATTGAGCCACCAGGACCCATCCTGCTTGCTCCAAGACAAATATCAAGGGCAGGACTGAACCCTCCTGTGTGAATCTTCTACTCCAGACAGGTAAGACACAGCAAGATGGGCCAAGGAAAGGGGAGACAAAGAAGCTGAGGAAACAGGACAGCAGCAAACATCAGGTTAGCTCCAGAAAATTTCCTCAGCATTGTGGTGGGATATGTCAGAGCAAGGATAACTGGGCATTGGAGAAGAGGTGGGTGAACAAATAGCAGTAAGAAACTGGGTAAAGAGTAGGGACAAACTGGTCAGGACATCTTTGAATACCAAAGAAACAGCAGCCTtggctctgctcctgtgggTCCTGCCAGCTGGAGTCTCTGGATGACAGTTCTCTgcattccttttatttcctaaaGCCACTCAGCTGAAGAGGAACAGAGACATCAACTAGATCCCAGTTCCCCAAATTAGGAGATGGTCCTCTTCATAGCACTAAGTCTAAAGAATGAAAGGGCAGTGACCTTGAAAAATTCCTATTtcaatttcttcctttcccacTGAATTCTCTGGCCTTGCTGCTTCCTGCTCAGGCCAAGCTGGCTAATAAAAATCAATTACACAAACTCTGCCCCCatgacagcagccacagggttAGGCACAGAAAACTCTGGGACTCATATTCCATAGTGACCACTGAGGCTGCTCCCtgacagggcaggggagagggtGACTTTGGTAGGCAGAAGAGATCTTACATGTAGCAGTGCTTGTTTTCAACTGGTTGCCATCTCCCTCCTTCTTGGCAGACCCTCCAGGATCTTTCCAGTCTTGCTTTGAATTCTGACAGCTCCTGATAAGATCTGAGCTGGGAATCAACAACTTCTTTGTGAATCCACCAGATGAACCTGGATTAAGAAGCACAGACAGGTTTTGGGTAAGAAATTTCAACCCTTATCTCATAAAAATCCCTTTAATGCCCAACGTCTCTGGCAGTCACCACTACCAAACTCCATTTCTAGTCCTAGTCCTAGTCCTCCTCTCTTGATGATAATGAAGGGCATAAACCCAAAGTAAACAGGGAAAAAGCACTCATTACAAGGCCAGAGTAAGAGGAGAATAAACATTTGGGAGGAGAATAAACAGCTGGGAACCATCACTAAGATTTCTCAATATTCTACAAGAGAGTAAGTGGAATCTTGCTGGCTGTCTTGCAGAAAAGGGAACCGTATGGATACTGAGTGCCTCTCCCTGGGAAAGGATGGGAGGCCACCCACCAAAGGCACAAAATAAAGGCACCACAAGGCTAAAGCAGGTGCAGAGAGCAAAGATCCCTGAAAGCAAAGGCACATTCTCTACCAACACATCCTTGCAGTACAATGCCTGTCCCTTTCCTGAGCAGCAAAATGAAGGCAAAGCTTTTATCCTTCATACCAGAGTCCTGCTTTGCTGGTGGGACAACTACTGGGCTTGGCTTTGGCTCCttctgtgctgggctccctgctcccacctgggAGATAGCAGCAGGTTTCTTAGAGCCATCTTGGTccctgcaaagaaaaaagacaaaggtAGGGAAAATCCCTCATGCTGAATGGTCCACAGGAAAAGTTCTGGACATCCTGGTGTGGATCTCCACCTGGGATGGTCACATTTGTCATGGAAACCCACCAGCTGCAAAGACACTCACTTGCTGGCCACAGGCTTCAACCGAGATCTCCACCCTTCTGGGCTCTCAGACTTGTTGTCAGCAACATTTGTGCTTCCTGAAGAAAAGAACACAGCAAGGTAAATAAAGATACACAAGAACAAAAACATccaataaaaagaaacaagccAGATTTGAGTCTcaggagaatcctaggagataAGGCATGCACTGGGGCAGGTACTATGATGTTATTGCAGCAAACCAGCACCAGCTCAACAAGTTTAACATGGGCAGATTCAGATACAATAGGCAGTAGGCAATCTCAGTGGCATTTTGTCTTCCATATCAAATGCTTTAAAACCTACACAGTTACAGAAATTCAGCCACAGAGTACGTGAACAGGCACATTCAACAGCAATACAACACAAACAGCTCAGATCTCAGAGACCAAAGGCTGGGGCAGGAAGAgacaaaaaagccccacaaagtCACAGCAAACTGCAAGCAGACAGTTCTTCTGGccccaaaaaaattccagcCACCCAAAAGtgcctgggacactgggaacCCCCAGATACCACCCCCTGGCCTGCTGCTAAGTCACCATGATGGAAGCTTGGTACAAAACAGACAAGGAGGCTGGATGACCTGCaactgcaattaaaaaaccATCCCAAAGCTCTGGCAAGGTCTCCCACCTGGGAAACCCTAAGCCTTTGAAAGCCACCTGATCCCAATGCTTGATGACAGCAAGTACAACTTCAAACACCTGGAGATCCTCAGAGCAGTAGAACTCCCCATGCTAGAGGGAGCAGTTGCACAGGGATAGTGCACACAGGGAGAAAACACAGCTCAGAAAACACAGACACAAAGGACAGAGTCATGGACACATCTGCTGTACTGGTCCAAGAGGAAGGCATAAAGTTGGAGTGGTGtgtccaggcagagctgtgtgaatCATTCATCCTCACCTTTGATGCCTTTTGACTCTGGCTTGTGCAAAGGgtcagcaggtttgctggcagccTGGCTCTTGGGCACAGGGTCTGGAATCTTTTCCTGCTTTGGTGCTGGGTACCCTGTTTTGCTGGACTGTGGTTTTGGAGCTGGACTCTGAGAACTGGTGGGAGAAAACTTGCCACTGCAAAAAAGAACAACTTAATGAGTCTTTTTGAAAGGATGGACCTTTTTATTTGCCTCTGTTCCAATGATTTGTATGTGTCCCTCTACATGCCTTTAAAACGGAGCCACAAGAGCAGTCAGgacaaagcaaagaaagatgCAGGGGCTTCTCAAATTATCCCAAGGAACATCTTGGCagtaaaaagggaaagagaaatagTGCTTACCTGCCAGGTGCTGAGGAGCCAGTGGAACTGAGTCCTCCTGGCCTGCTTGGAGCAGTGCCTGATGCAGACAGAGCCTGTATAATATGGTTACGTGCCTGATCCTTCCCAACATTCACCCGACTGACCTCAGCAGTGCTTCTGGCAGGGGCAGTTCTATCAGGGCCCTGAGGAGACTGCACTTGTTTTTGAGTCTCAGAAGATTTATTGCTGGAGGACTCAAAAGACCGAAAAAAGTTTTCTCGTGCTTGCTGTGTTTTAGTTGTGGAGGATGTCCAAGGAGACTTTGCTGGGGTGCCTTCATGGGGATCTGATTTAATCCCCAACGAGACACCTTTGCAGTCATCTGATTTATTTACAGCTGAGGAGGACCATGGAGTATTTACACTTTTGAAGCCAGAGCTTCCAGAAGATGAAACAGATGGCTTGGTTGAATTAGTGAGGCCTTCCTGGCTGGGTTTCTTCAACACCTGCTCTGGTTTCTTGggttctgctgctttctggaaCGCCCTGGCAGCAGTAGGGGCTGGGGTACTGTCAGGCTTTTTCCCAGTACTGTGGAGACCAGAGATCTGGGCATTGTCAGGCTGCTGGTGGCTGGTACAGATGAACGTACCGGGCTCAGGCCCAGCTTTGTAGCTTCCAGGAAGAAGCAAGTTCCAACACTGCCTGCACCTGTGGATACAAAAATCTCAGGAAACATCCTCCAGAGTGCTGGGAGACACACAGCTGGGAGTGCAGGCACGACTCCACCACCCACAGGAGGGTGAAGGCACCACACTGGCAGTGAGCAGAGCCTGTGTGCACACTCCTCAGGCACCAGAACAAGAGCTGTTGATAGCACAGCCTGAAGCAGGAAAGGTGTAGATGAAAACAGACCTGTGGAGATGGTTTCCCTTACACACAGGTCAAGAGCAAGCCCAGATTGCCTCCACTCTGAATAAAATGTGCCACACCACTCTCTCCAGTCCCAAAGAACCAGGCTGGCCCCCTGTgagtcccagggctgtgcccctgccttGAAGAGCTGCTGTACCTGAAGCAGTTCCTGTGATAGAGCTTCCCATCGACCAGGTAGCGCTGCACCAGGTGCACATGTTTCCCACagaccccacagctgctgctggggacattCCCACTCTCTGCCAGGACCCTTTTCTGGGGGGAGAAGCAGAGGGTGAGCAGACAAGAGCatggccctgggcaca
This genomic window from Molothrus aeneus isolate 106 chromosome 16, BPBGC_Maene_1.0, whole genome shotgun sequence contains:
- the MICALL2 gene encoding MICAL-like protein 2, with translation MAAIQNLQLWCRQQCEGYRDVSITNMTTSFRDGLAFCAILHRHRPDLINFDSLRKENVYENNKLAFRVAEEELGIPALLDAEDMVALKVPDRLSILTYVSQYYNYFHGRSPIGGMAGIKRPSSESPEQHPGKKTAPEPPKPVPPKLPPAHPPARAKPKETSPVTTKRVLAESGNVPSSSCGVCGKHVHLVQRYLVDGKLYHRNCFRCRQCWNLLLPGSYKAGPEPGTFICTSHQQPDNAQISGLHSTGKKPDSTPAPTAARAFQKAAEPKKPEQVLKKPSQEGLTNSTKPSVSSSGSSGFKSVNTPWSSSAVNKSDDCKGVSLGIKSDPHEGTPAKSPWTSSTTKTQQARENFFRSFESSSNKSSETQKQVQSPQGPDRTAPARSTAEVSRVNVGKDQARNHIIQALSASGTAPSRPGGLSSTGSSAPGSGKFSPTSSQSPAPKPQSSKTGYPAPKQEKIPDPVPKSQAASKPADPLHKPESKGIKGSTNVADNKSESPEGWRSRLKPVASKDQDGSKKPAAISQVGAGSPAQKEPKPSPVVVPPAKQDSGSSGGFTKKLLIPSSDLIRSCQNSKQDWKDPGGSAKKEGDGNQLKTSTATFELPVPKSKGKPQVVSPTKLHPDYLPEEKIQEKVCAIEKQLDELELKGVDLEKQLRACEGDESEDALMVDWFKLIHEKQLLLRQESELMYKMKQQNLEEQQWNIEMELRRLMSKPEELKTPREKEQEKELLESYLNTVNDRNNIVDCLDEDRLREKEEDQMLADMIQRLDGSLESQEPERKKNKFCLSKIWRQKKQE